In the genome of Labrus mixtus chromosome 21, fLabMix1.1, whole genome shotgun sequence, one region contains:
- the qrfprb gene encoding pyroglutamylated RF-amide peptide receptor, with translation MEMAAASTDAEQGSTKITPEALQEMLQYYNLSRQEFINTYNIKPLVYIPELPYSAKTTFVIMYMLIFVLALAGNSLVIYIVLKKRATQTATDIFICSLAVSDLLITFFCIPFTLLQNISSEWFGGVLVCKTVPFVQTTAIVTGILTMTCIAIERYQGIVFPLKMRRQYSSKRAYKILGLVWLTSVMVGSPMLFVQQLQVKYDFLYDHYHICCQESWSSVTHRQVYTTFIMVALFLLPLAAMLFLYTRIGIELWIRKRVGDSSVLDTMNHREINKISRKKKRAVKMMVTIVLLFTICWAPFHTVHMLFEYYDLEKKYDGVTLNMIVAIFQAIGFSNSFNNPIVYAFMNENFKKNCVSTLSHWIRKPNHPGGPAVGPKLNMQFIKPQGREAFLESDEGNSSNQNSADKGQSNSMPRESTLEIIGEKISTIQTELPANSSSQVK, from the exons ATGGAGATGGCAGCAGCCTCGACCGATGCAGAGCAGGGGTCCACAAAGATCACCCCTGAAGCGCTTCAGGAGATGCTCCAGTACTACAACCTGAGCCGCCAGGAGTTCATCAACACATACAACATCAAGCCGCTCGTCTACATCCCCGAGTTACCGTACAGCGCCAAGACCACCTTTGTGATCATGTACATGCTGATCTTCGTCCTGGCTCTGGCTGGGAATAGTTTGGTCATCTACATAGTTCTGAAGAAGCGCGCCACGCAGACGGCGACTGATATTTTCATCTGCTCTCTGGCTGTCAGTGACCTGCTCATCACTTTCTTCTGCATCCCCTTCACTCTGCTGCAGAACATCTCGTCGGAATGGTTTGGGG GAGTTCTAGTTTGCAAGACAGTTCCCTTTGTTCAGACCACAGCCATAGTGACGGGCATCCTCACCATGACATGCATCGCCATTGAGAGATACCAGGGCATTGTGTTCCCGCTGAAAATGAGGAGGCAGTACTCGTCCAAAAGAGCGTACAAGATACTAG GGCTGGTGTGGCTCACCTCAGTGATGGTGGGCTCACCCATGCTATTTGTACAACAGCTCCAG GTGAAGTACGACTTCTTGTACGACCACTACCACATTTGCTGCCAGGAGAGTTGGAGTTCTGTTACTCACAGGCAGGTGTACACGACCTTCATCATGGTGGCTCTGTTCCTGTTGCCTTTGGCCGCCATGCTGTTCCTCTACACACGCATCGGGATTGAGTTGTGGATCCGCAAGAGGGTGGGCGACTCATCAGTCCTGGACACAATGAACCACAGGGAGATCAATAAGATCTCAAG gaaaaagaaaagagctgtGAAAATGATGGTCACAATCGTTCTGCTGTTCACCATTTGCTGGGCACCTTTCCACACAGTCCACATGCTGTTTGAGTACT ACGACCTGGAGAAGAAATACGACGGGGTGACACTCAACATGATCGTCGCCATCTTTCAGGCCATCGGCTTCTCCAACAGCTTCAACAACCCGATCGTGTACGCCTTCATGAACGAGAACTTCAAGAAGAACTGCgtctccactctctctcactgGATCAGAAAACCCAACCATCCAGGCGGCCCGGCAGTTGGGCCCAAACTAAACATGCAGTTCATTAAACCACAAGGCAGAGAAGCCTTCCTTGAATCAGACGAAGGCAACAGCTCGAACCAGAACTCTGCAGATAAAGGCCAATCGAATTCAATGCCAAGAGAGAGCACTCTGGAAATAATAGGAGAGAAAATCTCCACTATCCAAACAGAGCTGCCTGCAAACAGCTCCTCTCAAgtgaaatga